In Parasteatoda tepidariorum isolate YZ-2023 chromosome 2, CAS_Ptep_4.0, whole genome shotgun sequence, one DNA window encodes the following:
- the LOC122270093 gene encoding speckle-type POZ protein-like: protein MAERISYFFRWEIENYSSCYYESWNKCPKSPVFTPANFGGSKWYMTLIPPLKTKEPDEDILFCYLHRNDIDAADEEVSIAFIFQLIGESGNIIHTKGCSSFRFKRVFKRKCSDWQAFQCGQIAKDSLTWNKDILTIQCQMYTMQERPSSVARTKIEVDRASFIWQINLPESKSFLMDRIFSLSETSLYEISATDAPNGFIELRVRKLKGESSSTRLLNGKISFLNHEGEKILWQNVQHLFPSNYKNDVWVLPSFIARRTIINDKNNQVNCVALFCEFSAPNGNVLSDIVSINDPSSMKLSNVLTMRGDLVKMFADQEHSDVELKAENMSLPAHKFLLSARSPVFRAMFHHKDMLENESNVVEISDVDSKTLKSFLEFLYTGSVDIIDDESALGLLIIADKYQVLSLIDTCSRFALSALSLENACEILYLSDLLNLKLLRDNAVDFVVKHFNEISKSCDWSEYIEKNPSLVFEILSHLMKDLGIVP from the coding sequence ATGGCTGAACggataagttattttttccgatgggaaattgaaaattattcttcttGCTATTATGAAAGCTGGAATAAATGTCCCAAAAGTCCAGTTTTTACTCCTGCAAATTTTGGCGGAAGCAAATGGTACATGACACTTATACCTCCACTTAAAACAAAAGAACCAGATGaagacattttgttttgttatttgcaCAGAAATGACATTGATGCGGCTGATGAGGAAGTATCAATTGCTTTCATATTTCAACTAATTGGTGAAAGTGGCAATATAATACACACTAAAGGTTGTAGTTCTTTCAGGTTTAAGagagtatttaaaagaaagtgcTCTGATTGGCAAGCTTTTCAATGTGGGCAGATAGCTAAAGACAGTTTGACCTGGAACAAGGACATCTTAACCATCCAGTGCCAGATGTACACCATGCAGGAACGACCAAGCAGTGTAGCCCGAACTAAAATAGAGGTGGATAGAGCCAGTTTTATTTGGCAAATAAACTTACCCGaaagtaaatcttttttaatggaTCGAATATTTTCTTTGTCAGAAACATCATTGTACGAAATATCTGCGACTGATGCTCCAAATGGCTTTATAGAATTAAGAGTACGTAAATTAAAAGGTGAGTCATCCTCAACTAGACTTTTAAACggcaaaatatcatttttaaaccaTGAAGGAGAAAAGATTTTATGGCAAAATGTCCAACATTTGTTCCCTTCTAATTACAAAAATGACGTATGGGTGCTTCCTTCTTTTATCGCCAGAAGAAcgattataaatgataaaaataaccaaGTGAATTGTGTTGCTTTGTTTTGCGAGTTTTCCGCACCCAATGGTAATGTACTATCTGATATCGTCAGCATAAACGATCCTAGCTCAATGAAGTTGAGTAATGTTCTAACTATGAGAGGCGATCTCGTAAAAATGTTTGCAGACCAGGAACATTCTGATGTGGAGCTAAAAGCTGAGAACATGAGTTTACCTGCGCATAAATTTCTTCTCTCAGCGCGATCACCTGTGTTTCGCGCCATGTTCCACCACAAGGACATGCTCGAAAATGAATCTAATGTCGTGGAAATCTCAGACGTTGATTCCAAGACATTGAAATCTTTCCTGGAATTCTTGTATACAGGATCAGTAGATATTATTGATGACGAAAGTGCTTTAGGATTGCTGATAATTGCCGATAAGTATCAAGTTCTTTCTTTAATAGATACATGTTCTAGGTTTGCTCTATCAGCTCTGTCTTTGGAAAATGCATGCGAAATTCTGTATTTATCTGATCTATTGAATCTCAAGCTTCTCAGAGACAATGCAGTTGATTTCGTAGTAAAACATTTCAATGAAATCTCTAAATCCTGTGATTGGTCTGAATATATTGAGAAGAATCCATCCCTTGTATTTGAAATACTTTCACACCTGATGAAGGATTTGGGAATTGTTCCatag